A genome region from Oncorhynchus gorbuscha isolate QuinsamMale2020 ecotype Even-year linkage group LG26, OgorEven_v1.0, whole genome shotgun sequence includes the following:
- the LOC124015748 gene encoding homologous-pairing protein 2 homolog isoform X1: MSKKDNGGLTVVFAYLNEKNRPYSAQDVFNNLQKQHGLGKTAVVKAMEQLALEGKIKEKTYGKQKIYFADQAQFAEVSEADLKAIDSRISDLSTQVQAISQGCRQLDAELKELNSSLTTEEMISEIQELKEGCSVYREHLEKIKSATNHVTPEQKEMVYKERHRYVKEWKTRKRLAADMMGSILEGYPKTKKQFLEEVGVETDEDCKVTMPST, from the exons TTGCTTACCTAAACGAGAAGAACCGTCCTTACAGTGCCCAAGATGTCTTTAACAATTTACAGAAGCAGCACGGCCTGGGAAAGACG GCTGTGGTTAAAGCCATGGAACAGTTGGCACTGGAAGGGAAGATCAAAGAGAAAACCTATGGGAAGCAAAAGATCTACTTTGCTGATCAG GCCCAGTTTGCAGAGGTGAGTGAGGCAGATCTGAAGGCCATCGACAGTCGCATCTCTGACCTCAGCACACAGGTGCAGGCTATCTCTCAGGGCTGCAGACAGCTGGACGCAG AGCTGAAGGAGCTCAACAGCTCCCTGACCACAGAGGAAATGATATCGGAGATCCAGGAGCTAAAAGAAGGGTGTTCTGTTTACAGGGAGCATCTGGAGAAGATCAAGTCAGCGACCAATCATGTCACACCAGAGCAGAAGGAGATG GTTTACAAGGAGAGACATCGCTACGTGAAAGAGTGGAAGACGAGGAAGAGActg GCAGCTGATATGATGGGTTCCATTTTGGAGGGATACCCCAAGACCAAGAAGCAATTTCTG GAAGAAGTTGGTGTGGAGACTGATGAGGactgtaaagtgactatgccaaGTACCTGA
- the LOC124015748 gene encoding homologous-pairing protein 2 homolog isoform X2: MSKKDNGGLTVVFAYLNEKNRPYSAQDVFNNLQKQHGLGKTAVVKAMEQLALEGKIKEKTYGKQKIYFADQAQFAEVSEADLKAIDSRISDLSTQVQAISQGCRQLDAELKELNSSLTTEEMISEIQELKEGCSVYREHLEKIKSATNHVTPEQKEMAADMMGSILEGYPKTKKQFLEEVGVETDEDCKVTMPST; encoded by the exons TTGCTTACCTAAACGAGAAGAACCGTCCTTACAGTGCCCAAGATGTCTTTAACAATTTACAGAAGCAGCACGGCCTGGGAAAGACG GCTGTGGTTAAAGCCATGGAACAGTTGGCACTGGAAGGGAAGATCAAAGAGAAAACCTATGGGAAGCAAAAGATCTACTTTGCTGATCAG GCCCAGTTTGCAGAGGTGAGTGAGGCAGATCTGAAGGCCATCGACAGTCGCATCTCTGACCTCAGCACACAGGTGCAGGCTATCTCTCAGGGCTGCAGACAGCTGGACGCAG AGCTGAAGGAGCTCAACAGCTCCCTGACCACAGAGGAAATGATATCGGAGATCCAGGAGCTAAAAGAAGGGTGTTCTGTTTACAGGGAGCATCTGGAGAAGATCAAGTCAGCGACCAATCATGTCACACCAGAGCAGAAGGAGATG GCAGCTGATATGATGGGTTCCATTTTGGAGGGATACCCCAAGACCAAGAAGCAATTTCTG GAAGAAGTTGGTGTGGAGACTGATGAGGactgtaaagtgactatgccaaGTACCTGA
- the LOC124015747 gene encoding max-like protein X: MTDPTASPEDHWNKNDGAFSDNGFDPSFFAENARKGTVVSRANSIGSTSASSVPNTDDEDSDYRHETSYKESYKDRRRQAHTQAEQKRRDAIKKGYDDLQSIVPTCQQQSEFAVGTQKISKATVLQKTIDYIQFLHKEKKKQEEDMSMLRKEVMALKIMKTNYEHIVKAHQNNPQQGEEQVSDQVKFSVFQSIMDSLFQSFSRSVSVASFQELSACVFSWIEEHCKPQTLREFVVGVLRQLNSQPY, from the exons ATGACGGATCCTACAGCATCGCCGGAGGATCACTGGAACAAA AACGACGGGGCTTTCAGTGACAATGGATTTGACCCCA GTTTCTTTGCTGAGAATGCAAGGAAGGGTACTGTGGTCTCCAGGGCTAACAGCATTGGGTCCACAAGTGCCTCATCAGTACCAAATACAG ATGATGAAGACAGTGACTACAGGCATGAGACCTCATACAAGGAGTCCTACAAAGACCGGAggagacaggcacacacacaggccgaGCAGAAACGACGGGATGCTATCAAG AAAGGCTATGATGATCTCCAGTCCATAGTGCCCACCTGCCAGCAGCAGTCTGAGTTTGCCGTGGGGACGCAGAAGATCAGCAAGGCCACAGTGCTGCAGAAAA CTATTGACTACATCCAGTTTCTGCACAAAGAGAAGAAGAAGCAGGAGGAGGACATGTCTATGCTGAGGAAGGAAGTGATGGCACTGAAGATCATGAAAAC GAACTATGAGCACATAGTGAAGGCCCACCAGAACAACCCTCAGCAGGGGGAGGAGCAGGTGTCAGACCAGGTCAAGTTCAGCGTGTTTCAGAGCATCATGGACTCCCTGTTCCAGTCCTTCAGCAGGTCTGTGTCTGTGGCCAGCTTCCAGGAGCTGTCCGCCTGCGTCTTCAGCTGGATCGAGGAGCACTGCAAGCCTCAG ACGTTGCGTGAGTTTGTGGTGGGAGTTCTCCGGCAGCTCAACAGCCAGCCGTATTAA